The Xiphophorus couchianus chromosome 14, X_couchianus-1.0, whole genome shotgun sequence genome includes a region encoding these proteins:
- the ndrg2 gene encoding protein NDRG2 — protein sequence MTSEMQEIAITEDKPLLTGQADTAKDVAELAARILLDQGQEHSVETPHGILRVTLHGTRTTRRPAILTCHDVGLDSKSCFSPLFKFDEMQEIVKNFTLIHIDAPGQEEGASAYPPGYQYPSMETVAEMIPAVLQFFNFRTVIGVGVGAGAYILSKFTLTNPDSVEGLVLVNIDTNAKGWMDWAAHKLSSVTSSLTEQILCHLFSQEELSANTDLVQSHRERISKAPNLANIELFWKTYNSRRDLNLDRNYTFKCPVMLVVGDQAPYEDAAVECNSKLDPTSTSFLKMADAGGLPQLTQPAKLTEAFKYFIQGMGYMASSCMTRLSRSRTTSLSSSYSMDGSRSRSRTLSQGSQGGQMPPSPSQTMEVSC from the exons ATGACATCAGAAATGCAGGAAATTGCCATCACAGAAGACAAGCCTTTACTCACGGGTCAGGCTGATACTGCCAAG GATGTTGCTGAACTGGCTGCAAGGATACTCCTAGATCAAGGACAG GAGCACAGCGTTGAGACCCCGCACGGCATCCTACGCGTGACCCTCCACGGGACGCGGACCACCCGCCGGCCCGCCATCCTGACCTGCCATGACGTGGGTCTGGACA GTAAGAGCTGCTTCTCTCCTCTGTTTAAATTCGACGAGATGCAGGAGATCGTCAAGAACTTCACCCTGATTCACATCGACGCTCCGGGCCAAGAGGAGGGGGCCTCTGCCTACCCTCCGGG CTACCAGTACCCCTCCATGGAGACTGTCGCCGAGATGATCCCTgctgtgctgcagtttttcAA CTTCCGTACCGTGATTGGAGTGGGGGTGGGAGCGGGAGCGTACATCCTCTCCAAGTTCACA CTCACTAATCCAGATTCAGTAGAGGGCCTGGTTCTGGTTAACATCGACACTAACGCTAAAGGATGGATGGACTGGGCCGCTCACAAG CTCAGTTCTGTGACTTCCTCCCTCACAGAGCAGATCCTATGTCACCTTTTCAGTCAG GAGGAACTTTCAGCAAACACAGACTTGGTGCAGTCTCACAGAGAGCGGATCTCCAAAGCTCCTAATCTGGCCAACATCGAGCTCTTCTGGAAGACGTACAACAG CCGCAGAGATCTGAACCTGGACCGCAACTATACCTTCAA GTGTCCAGTGATGTTAGTAGTTGGGGATCAAGCTCCGTACGAAGATGCCGCT GTGGAGTGCAACAGCAAGCTGGACCCCACATCAACTTCCTTCCTGAAG ATGGCCGACGCAGGCGGCCTCCCTCAGCTCACTCAG CCTGCTAAACTCACCGAggctttcaaatatttcatccAAGGAATGGGTTATA TGGCTTCCTCTTGCATGACCCGCCTGTCCCGCTCCCGCACCACCTCGCTCTCCTCCTCCTACTCCATGGACGGGTCCCGCTCTCGCTCGCGCACCCTGTCCCAGGGCTCGCAGGGGGGCCAGATGCCGCCCAGCCCCTCCCAAACCATGGAGGTCTCCTGCTGA